From a single Bacillus gobiensis genomic region:
- the nirD gene encoding nitrite reductase small subunit NirD, whose translation MMGVKTQVKVGVVNDFVVDVGKVVEVQGIALAVFRLSNGRFKAVENRCPHKEGPLAEGIVSGEFVFCPLHDWKIDLEGGQVQAPDHGCVKTYKVAVEGDDVYILT comes from the coding sequence CTGATGGGTGTTAAAACACAAGTGAAGGTTGGAGTAGTTAACGACTTCGTAGTAGATGTAGGCAAGGTTGTAGAAGTACAGGGAATTGCTTTGGCGGTTTTTAGACTTTCCAATGGTCGTTTCAAGGCAGTAGAAAACCGCTGTCCTCATAAGGAAGGTCCGCTGGCAGAGGGAATCGTTTCAGGGGAATTTGTATTCTGTCCGCTCCATGATTGGAAAATTGATTTGGAAGGCGGCCAGGTCCAAGCTCCGGATCACGGATGTGTGAAAACGTATAAAGTAGCAGTTGAAGGTGACGACGTTTATATTCTGACATAA
- the cobA gene encoding uroporphyrinogen-III C-methyltransferase, whose amino-acid sequence MGEQGKVFFVGAGPGDPKLITVKGMEVLGIADVVVYDRLLSMELLAYAPKEAVRIDCGKRKDHHTIPQEQINDILVDYARQGKTVVRLKGGDPSIFGRVGEEAEYCADHHIPFEIVPGVTSGIAAPIYAGIPLTHRNHAASVTFVTGHRRTDKDAPDIPWEHLAKGVDTVVFYMGMSNLPRIQEQLMMYGRQADTPVALIRWGTMDKQEVLSGQLWNIAQEAEQVQFKSPVIIVVGEVVKLREKLDWFQSSGCIKELQYF is encoded by the coding sequence ATGGGGGAACAAGGCAAAGTTTTTTTTGTAGGGGCTGGACCTGGAGATCCGAAGTTAATCACGGTTAAAGGGATGGAGGTACTTGGCATAGCAGATGTGGTGGTTTATGATCGATTGCTTAGCATGGAGCTTCTGGCATATGCACCAAAAGAGGCGGTGCGAATCGATTGCGGAAAACGAAAGGACCATCACACCATTCCACAAGAGCAAATTAATGACATCTTAGTCGATTACGCTAGGCAGGGAAAGACCGTTGTCCGATTAAAGGGCGGGGATCCGAGCATATTTGGCCGTGTCGGGGAAGAGGCGGAGTATTGCGCTGATCACCACATTCCTTTTGAAATCGTGCCTGGTGTTACATCAGGCATTGCAGCCCCCATATACGCTGGCATTCCTCTAACCCACCGGAATCACGCAGCTTCTGTGACGTTTGTTACCGGACACCGCAGAACGGACAAAGATGCACCGGATATCCCTTGGGAGCATTTGGCTAAGGGTGTCGATACTGTCGTTTTCTACATGGGAATGAGCAATCTGCCCAGAATCCAGGAGCAATTAATGATGTACGGCAGACAGGCCGATACCCCTGTAGCTCTCATTCGATGGGGAACGATGGACAAGCAAGAGGTACTTAGCGGCCAATTGTGGAATATTGCTCAAGAAGCCGAGCAAGTACAATTTAAGTCTCCGGTGATTATTGTGGTGGGAGAAGTGGTGAAATTAAGAGAAAAGCTGGATTGGTTTCAATCAAGCGGCTGTATAAAAGAACTTCAATACTTTTAA
- a CDS encoding formate/nitrite transporter family protein, which translates to MYKETLETMGNLAEQKTKMILEYPMRYLLSSSLAGAYVGFGIVLIFILGGQFSAVKSPFTTMIMGVSFALALLLVVFSGAELFTGNHMIYTISTLSGKSTIIDTLRNWVYCYAGNAFGALVLCLLIIGSGIFSNLPMDHFLYEAANKKMHLSTSNLFFRGILCNWLVCLAIWMAMKTKSESAKIILIFWCLFAFVSSGYEHSIANMTVLLLALLLPHPETITWAGLVHNLIPVTLGNIVGGALFVGAAYWFIGQPKRNLAIRKSKGKISMVK; encoded by the coding sequence ATGTATAAGGAAACGCTAGAAACAATGGGGAATTTAGCAGAACAAAAAACAAAGATGATTCTGGAATATCCTATGCGTTATTTATTATCATCCAGTCTTGCAGGTGCCTATGTGGGATTTGGCATTGTCCTTATTTTTATCTTAGGCGGGCAATTTTCGGCTGTGAAGTCTCCGTTCACTACAATGATCATGGGTGTGTCTTTCGCGTTAGCTTTGCTTTTGGTGGTGTTTTCTGGAGCTGAACTATTTACTGGAAATCATATGATTTATACAATCAGCACGTTATCCGGTAAGTCAACCATAATAGATACACTTAGGAATTGGGTATACTGTTATGCTGGAAATGCTTTTGGTGCTCTCGTATTGTGCTTATTAATTATCGGATCAGGAATTTTTTCTAACCTTCCGATGGATCATTTTCTGTATGAAGCTGCCAACAAAAAAATGCACTTATCTACTTCTAATCTATTTTTTCGGGGAATCCTTTGTAACTGGCTGGTATGTTTAGCCATTTGGATGGCGATGAAAACCAAAAGTGAATCGGCTAAAATCATTCTTATTTTTTGGTGCCTATTTGCTTTTGTTTCCTCCGGATATGAACATAGTATCGCGAATATGACCGTGCTTTTATTGGCGTTGCTATTGCCACATCCCGAGACCATTACTTGGGCTGGACTCGTGCATAATCTAATACCGGTAACACTCGGAAATATTGTTGGCGGTGCATTGTTTGTTGGTGCTGCATACTGGTTTATCGGGCAGCCGAAAAGAAATCTGGCAATCAGAAAATCAAAAGGTAAAATTAGCATGGTGAAATAA
- a CDS encoding cyclase family protein, with the protein MNIRQIVDLSVPLKAGIPSDPPGALPKIDYFDHKQGAEQLIESFPGLSSNDLPGNEGWAVEKVNMTTHAGTHIDAPYHYRSVSDDGKPMLTIDEVPLDWFHGPGVKLDFRHFEDGHVISAKEIREELSRINHKLIPGDIVLVNTSAGAKYGEKDFLESGCGMGREATLYLTEHGVRLVGTDAWSWDAPFNHTAKRYENKKDPSIIWEGHFAGSKIPYCQIEKLANLEQLPATGFYVFAFPVKIDKASAGWARPVAVQFF; encoded by the coding sequence ATGAATATTCGTCAAATTGTAGATCTGTCAGTACCTTTAAAAGCCGGTATTCCATCTGACCCACCAGGTGCCCTACCCAAAATTGACTATTTCGATCATAAACAAGGAGCTGAACAACTTATAGAAAGCTTTCCTGGACTTTCTTCCAATGATCTTCCTGGTAATGAAGGTTGGGCAGTAGAAAAAGTTAATATGACGACGCATGCTGGAACTCATATTGATGCACCTTATCACTATCGTTCTGTTTCAGATGATGGCAAGCCAATGTTGACTATAGATGAGGTTCCTCTTGATTGGTTTCATGGCCCTGGTGTTAAATTAGATTTTAGACATTTTGAAGATGGACATGTCATCTCTGCGAAAGAAATTAGAGAAGAACTTAGCCGCATTAACCATAAATTGATCCCTGGTGACATTGTGCTTGTGAATACATCTGCTGGTGCAAAATATGGGGAAAAAGATTTCTTAGAAAGTGGTTGTGGAATGGGTCGCGAAGCAACGCTGTATTTAACTGAGCATGGTGTGCGACTGGTTGGAACAGACGCTTGGAGCTGGGACGCACCATTTAATCATACCGCCAAGCGCTACGAGAATAAAAAAGATCCCTCCATCATTTGGGAAGGACACTTTGCTGGAAGTAAAATTCCTTATTGTCAAATTGAAAAGCTCGCTAATCTTGAGCAATTGCCTGCTACTGGTTTTTATGTCTTTGCTTTCCCAGTTAAAATTGATAAGGCATCCGCTGGTTGGGCGCGTCCTGTCGCAGTTCAATTCTTTTAA
- the nirB gene encoding nitrite reductase large subunit NirB — protein sequence MSKRKLVLVGNGMAGVNCIEHILKISDESFDITIFGTEPHPNYNRIQLSYVLGGDSKFEDIIINNWDWYKDNNIQLHTGQTVTKIDTENQCVYTDGGIEQKYDDLILATGSNPFMLPLPGVNLPGVISYRDIKDCEMMVEASKKYKKAAVIGGGLLGLEAARGLLNLSMDVTVIHVFDTLMERQLDPTASKLLQAELEDQGMKFLMSKQTEELYGADRVEGLRFKDGSELDVDLVVMAVGIRPNVALAKEHGVEVNRGIVVNDYLETNVKNVYSVGECAEHRGTVYGLVAPLYEQGAVLAKRISGVETNPYEGSVLSTKLKVSGVDVFSAGEFVDQEDTRAYRYQDDFSGVYKKVLVRDDKVIGAVLFGDTSDGSRLFQMIRNGADAAELKPLLSRESDGEKSGSSNLVADMANDELICGCNGVTKGTIVQAIEEQGLDSVEAIKGCTGASRSCGGCKPLVQELLQCTLGDSFEADEKEPICSCTTLSRDEVVEAIRSINLTTSKEVMNVLEWKNEGGCSKCRPALNYYLGMVWPEDHEDERHSRFVNERLHANIQNDGTYSVVPRIYGGVTNPEQLRKIADAADKYRVPMVKITGGQRIDLLGVKKEDLPNMWADLDMPSGHAYAKALRTVKTCVGENFCRFGTQDSIQMGIDMEKRFERLWTPHKVKMAVSACPRNCAESGIKDIGVVGVDGGWELYVGGNGGVHLRGGDLFVKVKTKEEVLEWSAAFMQYYRETAKYLERTSHWVERVGLEEIKKVLADADMRQELIERMDKALAVTKDPWKEAIEEQEVRKMFDTVNVK from the coding sequence GTGAGTAAAAGAAAACTAGTGTTAGTCGGGAATGGAATGGCAGGGGTCAACTGCATTGAGCATATATTGAAGATTTCAGATGAATCATTCGATATTACTATTTTTGGAACTGAGCCCCACCCAAACTATAATCGGATTCAACTCTCTTATGTACTTGGAGGAGACTCGAAATTTGAGGATATCATCATTAATAACTGGGATTGGTATAAGGACAACAACATTCAGCTGCATACCGGCCAAACGGTAACGAAGATTGATACTGAAAATCAATGTGTTTATACCGATGGAGGCATCGAGCAGAAGTACGATGATTTGATTTTGGCTACCGGTTCAAACCCTTTTATGCTTCCTTTGCCAGGTGTTAATTTACCTGGAGTTATATCGTACCGAGATATAAAAGATTGCGAGATGATGGTAGAAGCTTCTAAAAAATATAAGAAGGCAGCTGTCATCGGAGGCGGCTTATTGGGATTGGAAGCGGCTCGCGGCCTATTGAATCTTTCAATGGACGTCACGGTCATCCACGTTTTTGATACGTTAATGGAACGCCAGCTCGATCCAACTGCTAGTAAATTACTTCAGGCTGAGTTGGAAGATCAGGGCATGAAGTTCTTGATGAGTAAGCAAACCGAGGAGTTATACGGTGCCGATCGTGTGGAAGGACTTCGTTTTAAAGATGGAAGCGAGTTGGATGTAGACTTGGTGGTTATGGCTGTGGGGATCCGCCCGAATGTCGCTTTGGCTAAAGAGCATGGCGTTGAAGTGAACCGCGGGATCGTCGTCAATGACTATCTAGAAACCAATGTTAAGAATGTTTACTCGGTTGGAGAGTGTGCGGAGCATCGCGGTACAGTATATGGCTTGGTCGCCCCGCTGTATGAACAAGGTGCAGTGCTTGCCAAACGTATTAGCGGAGTGGAAACGAATCCGTACGAAGGATCGGTCTTATCTACGAAATTGAAAGTGTCAGGCGTCGACGTATTCTCAGCTGGCGAATTTGTCGATCAAGAAGATACGCGGGCTTATCGTTATCAAGATGATTTCAGCGGAGTCTATAAAAAGGTTCTCGTCAGGGACGATAAGGTGATCGGTGCGGTGCTCTTTGGAGATACAAGCGACGGATCACGTTTGTTCCAGATGATTCGAAATGGAGCAGATGCTGCAGAATTGAAGCCTTTGCTTAGCAGAGAAAGCGACGGCGAGAAGAGCGGTTCTTCCAATTTAGTAGCTGACATGGCGAACGATGAATTGATCTGCGGCTGTAACGGTGTGACCAAAGGAACTATTGTCCAAGCGATCGAAGAGCAGGGATTGGATTCTGTAGAAGCAATTAAGGGTTGTACAGGAGCTTCCCGATCCTGCGGAGGATGTAAGCCGTTGGTTCAGGAGTTGCTGCAGTGCACGCTGGGAGATAGTTTTGAAGCGGACGAAAAAGAACCAATCTGTTCCTGCACCACGTTAAGTCGAGATGAAGTCGTGGAGGCAATTCGTTCGATAAATCTGACCACTAGTAAAGAGGTTATGAATGTTCTGGAATGGAAAAACGAAGGTGGATGCTCGAAATGTCGTCCAGCTCTGAATTACTACTTGGGTATGGTTTGGCCGGAAGATCATGAGGATGAGCGCCATTCTCGGTTTGTCAATGAGCGGCTTCATGCCAACATCCAAAATGACGGAACGTATTCCGTTGTTCCACGGATCTATGGAGGAGTTACTAATCCTGAACAACTGCGGAAAATTGCCGATGCTGCCGATAAGTATCGTGTTCCGATGGTAAAAATTACAGGAGGTCAGCGAATCGACTTATTAGGCGTGAAGAAAGAGGATCTTCCTAATATGTGGGCCGATTTAGATATGCCTTCTGGTCATGCTTACGCGAAAGCCTTACGTACGGTAAAGACTTGTGTCGGAGAAAACTTTTGCCGATTTGGCACACAGGATTCGATCCAAATGGGGATTGATATGGAAAAACGTTTCGAACGCCTATGGACTCCTCACAAGGTAAAAATGGCTGTATCAGCTTGCCCGCGTAATTGTGCCGAATCTGGCATCAAGGATATAGGTGTCGTGGGAGTAGATGGCGGCTGGGAGCTTTATGTCGGCGGAAACGGCGGTGTCCATTTGCGTGGCGGTGACCTGTTCGTAAAGGTCAAAACGAAAGAAGAGGTCTTGGAATGGTCTGCGGCATTTATGCAGTATTACCGAGAAACGGCGAAGTATTTGGAAAGAACGTCTCACTGGGTGGAACGTGTCGGCTTAGAAGAGATTAAGAAGGTTCTTGCAGATGCGGATATGCGTCAAGAACTAATTGAGCGGATGGATAAAGCGTTGGCTGTAACCAAAGATCCGTGGAAAGAAGCCATTGAGGAACAAGAAGTACGCAAAATGTTTGATACTGTAAATGTCAAATAG
- a CDS encoding MarR family winged helix-turn-helix transcriptional regulator — MKAPLSKDVYEYLAEFRYQIRKFLHFSEAAARSHGLTPKQHQLLLAVKGFPGRDYVTPRELAERLQITHHACVGLIDRCEQLGLVKRRPNPEDGRSVLIEVTDQGLEILQTLSGIHLEEIKRTRFFKE; from the coding sequence GTGAAAGCACCCTTGTCAAAGGACGTTTATGAATACTTAGCGGAATTTAGATATCAAATAAGAAAATTTCTTCACTTTAGTGAAGCTGCTGCACGAAGTCATGGTCTCACTCCCAAACAACATCAGCTGTTATTGGCCGTTAAAGGATTTCCCGGACGGGATTATGTCACACCCCGTGAATTAGCGGAACGTTTGCAAATTACTCACCACGCCTGTGTAGGTCTAATTGATCGATGCGAACAGCTTGGCCTAGTAAAACGGAGGCCAAATCCGGAGGATGGCCGGAGTGTATTGATCGAAGTAACCGATCAGGGTCTTGAAATACTGCAAACTCTATCCGGGATCCATTTGGAAGAAATTAAGCGCACTCGTTTTTTTAAGGAATAG
- a CDS encoding dicarboxylate/amino acid:cation symporter, which yields MKKIPLWLQIAIALVLGLILGSINKTLGAEAKILGDAFIHMIKMTIVPLIFPLIVLGIAQIKSSRALGRLSIKAIIYFEIVTTLIIIMSLLLANFTHIGMGADLSDGNKDALDGIVGKEIDFREFLLHIIPSNIFVAFSEGNLLAIVYFGVFFGLALRSLKGKAQAIEDVLEALSKVMFKVLEYVIKFSPIGVFGAIAYSMATYGFDKLSTLLDLILVTYAGLAIVLLVIFPIIARIYRIRYLELIKEIKDLLLIAFTTRSSESVFAPLTARLEQYGAKNSVVSFILPLGYSFNLDGGMVYMAPAIIFLANAYGIDLSVVEQIHIVLLLVLLTKGVAAVPSGAIVILTSVSAIIGLPLEGIALLMAVDFIMDMARTATNVVGNALATVAMAKSEGMFREKQTITSTSNQDAATGQT from the coding sequence ATGAAAAAAATTCCTTTATGGCTTCAAATCGCAATTGCTCTGGTATTAGGCCTAATTTTAGGATCTATAAATAAAACGTTGGGTGCAGAGGCGAAAATTTTAGGGGATGCTTTTATCCACATGATTAAAATGACGATAGTGCCATTAATTTTCCCTTTAATTGTATTAGGTATCGCGCAAATTAAATCGTCGAGAGCACTAGGGCGACTTTCTATTAAAGCTATTATCTATTTTGAAATTGTTACAACTTTAATTATTATTATGTCATTATTACTTGCAAACTTCACGCACATTGGAATGGGAGCAGATCTTTCAGATGGAAATAAAGATGCTCTGGATGGTATTGTTGGAAAAGAAATTGATTTTAGAGAATTTTTACTTCATATAATACCTTCTAATATATTTGTTGCCTTTTCTGAAGGGAATTTATTAGCCATAGTCTATTTTGGTGTTTTCTTTGGACTTGCTCTTCGATCATTAAAGGGGAAGGCGCAGGCAATTGAAGATGTACTTGAAGCTCTTTCTAAAGTAATGTTTAAAGTTTTAGAATATGTTATTAAATTTTCTCCTATTGGCGTTTTTGGTGCTATTGCTTATAGTATGGCTACCTATGGATTTGATAAATTAAGTACCCTGCTTGATTTAATCCTTGTTACATATGCCGGGCTAGCTATTGTTTTGTTGGTTATCTTTCCAATTATAGCCCGCATCTACCGTATTCGTTATTTAGAATTAATTAAAGAGATTAAAGATTTATTATTGATAGCATTTACCACTAGAAGTTCAGAGTCAGTATTTGCTCCTCTTACGGCACGTTTAGAACAATATGGAGCAAAAAATTCAGTCGTCTCATTTATATTACCTCTTGGTTATTCATTTAATCTAGATGGAGGAATGGTGTATATGGCGCCTGCTATCATATTTTTAGCTAATGCTTATGGCATTGATCTCTCAGTAGTAGAACAGATTCACATTGTTCTATTGCTTGTGTTACTTACGAAGGGAGTGGCAGCTGTCCCTTCAGGAGCTATCGTTATCCTAACAAGTGTTTCTGCCATTATAGGTTTACCACTTGAAGGTATTGCTTTACTGATGGCTGTTGATTTTATTATGGATATGGCTAGAACTGCAACTAATGTAGTAGGAAATGCCTTGGCGACAGTAGCTATGGCAAAATCGGAGGGAATGTTTCGTGAAAAACAAACGATAACTTCAACTTCCAATCAAGATGCTGCAACGGGGCAAACGTGA
- a CDS encoding aminotransferase class V-fold PLP-dependent enzyme produces the protein MERLDTGFLFSNEILNEVRKKFNYIEEDPIQQKKRIFFDNAGGSFRLKRATEIFTKLDSIPDCPEREHETAKYLIDIQEKGTNDIRTIINAKDGSIATYLTASQAIFEITGIIAENIEGTNIVTTALEHPSAFDSAKFYADKLGKEFRVAKTNPVTGGVDVEEIMKLIDKDTSLLSVIYASNISGAILDIETIVTEARKINPDLFIIVDAVQHAPHGVIDLKKTPVDAMNFAPYKFFGVRGCGISYLSNRAARLPHHKLTGKEKGEWELGSPAPAHFAVVSEIVDYVCWIGSQFITSQDRRDLFVEGMSKISLQERTLLDILLNGTANLRGLRDITGVTVHLDYKDLSKRDFIVAISLEGLDYKEAVRQYEEEGVILYARVATSIYSKRILESFGMKGALRISPLHCNSVEEVEKFLSITKRIVEKNRA, from the coding sequence ATGGAAAGGTTAGATACGGGATTTTTGTTTAGTAATGAAATTCTAAACGAAGTTAGAAAGAAGTTTAATTATATTGAAGAAGACCCTATACAGCAAAAAAAGAGAATATTTTTTGATAACGCAGGGGGATCTTTTCGATTAAAGAGAGCGACAGAGATTTTTACGAAGCTCGATTCAATTCCTGATTGTCCTGAGAGAGAACATGAAACCGCAAAATATTTAATTGATATTCAAGAAAAGGGAACAAATGATATACGTACTATAATCAATGCTAAAGATGGAAGTATTGCAACGTATCTTACTGCCTCTCAAGCAATATTCGAAATCACAGGGATTATTGCGGAAAATATTGAGGGAACAAACATTGTTACGACAGCATTGGAGCATCCTTCAGCGTTTGACTCAGCGAAGTTTTATGCAGATAAGTTAGGTAAGGAATTTCGTGTTGCCAAGACAAACCCTGTTACAGGTGGGGTAGATGTAGAAGAAATAATGAAACTTATAGACAAGGACACCAGTCTGCTAAGTGTTATTTATGCATCAAATATTTCTGGTGCTATTTTAGACATCGAAACGATTGTTACAGAAGCAAGAAAGATCAATCCAGATTTGTTTATTATTGTGGATGCCGTACAACATGCGCCACATGGTGTGATAGATCTTAAAAAAACACCTGTTGATGCGATGAACTTTGCTCCTTACAAATTTTTTGGTGTCAGAGGTTGTGGAATTTCTTATCTATCTAATAGAGCTGCCCGTCTACCCCATCACAAGCTTACTGGGAAAGAAAAGGGTGAATGGGAACTTGGAAGTCCAGCACCGGCCCATTTTGCTGTCGTAAGCGAAATTGTTGACTACGTGTGTTGGATTGGGTCCCAATTTATTACAAGTCAAGATAGAAGAGATTTGTTTGTTGAAGGAATGAGTAAGATCTCCTTACAAGAAAGGACTTTGCTCGATATCCTGTTAAATGGAACAGCTAACCTTAGAGGATTAAGAGATATAACTGGAGTAACCGTTCATCTTGATTATAAAGATTTATCAAAAAGAGACTTCATTGTCGCAATTAGTTTAGAAGGTTTAGATTATAAAGAAGCTGTCCGCCAATATGAAGAGGAAGGAGTAATCTTATATGCGCGCGTGGCAACAAGTATTTATTCAAAAAGGATACTCGAATCCTTTGGAATGAAAGGTGCGCTAAGAATATCTCCATTACACTGCAATAGTGTTGAAGAAGTGGAGAAATTTTTATCAATAACTAAGAGGATTGTAGAAAAGAACAGAGCCTAG
- a CDS encoding GntR family transcriptional regulator, whose amino-acid sequence MREIMSKKPLHKIIYDEIVDKIENQFYKVGDILPSESEMEKLFKASRTPVRQALKQLEMDGFIYRYQGKGSFVANYKPIGQWTTMTGFKELYKEEWKKISARTIEVNKIQSPYYANLLEINSDEEIIHLKRVRFFNGEPIIYLEHFLTPELPLEIFKKDSTFISIDQLLNEEQNIEFTSIKEEIEAVSANKDVAETLKIEAGIPVLNSTRVSFDSLLKPIDVTVNFFQSQKWKYRIQFNKQ is encoded by the coding sequence ATGCGTGAAATAATGAGTAAAAAACCTCTTCATAAAATCATTTATGATGAGATAGTTGATAAAATTGAAAATCAATTCTATAAAGTCGGAGATATATTGCCTTCAGAATCGGAAATGGAAAAGTTATTTAAAGCTAGTCGTACTCCTGTTAGGCAGGCATTAAAACAGCTTGAAATGGATGGATTCATTTACCGTTATCAAGGAAAAGGGTCCTTTGTAGCAAACTATAAGCCCATCGGTCAATGGACCACTATGACTGGATTTAAAGAATTATATAAAGAAGAGTGGAAAAAGATTTCAGCAAGAACCATTGAAGTAAATAAAATCCAGTCCCCTTATTACGCGAATCTTCTTGAGATAAATAGCGACGAGGAAATTATCCACTTAAAAAGGGTACGTTTTTTTAATGGAGAACCTATTATTTATTTAGAACATTTTTTAACCCCAGAGCTTCCACTAGAGATATTTAAAAAGGATTCTACATTTATTTCTATAGACCAGTTATTGAATGAGGAACAGAACATTGAATTCACATCGATAAAAGAAGAGATTGAAGCAGTATCAGCAAATAAAGATGTGGCTGAAACCTTAAAGATTGAGGCAGGTATACCTGTATTAAATAGTACTAGAGTTTCTTTCGACAGTTTATTAAAACCTATTGATGTAACTGTAAACTTTTTCCAAAGTCAGAAATGGAAATATAGAATTCAATTCAACAAACAATAA
- a CDS encoding amino acid permease: protein MGNQELKRGLEARHIQMIALGGTIGVGLFMGSASTIGWTGPSVLLAYAICGIFIFFIMRAMGEMLYVEPSTGSFATFGHKYIHPLAGYMTAWSNWFQWVIVGMAEIIAVGTYMKYWFPDMPAWIPSIIAMVILGAANLISVKSFGEFEFWFAMIKIVTIVLMIIAGIGLIFFGFGNEGGAIGLSNLWSHGGFFTGGWSGFFFALSLVIAAYQGVELIGITAGEAKEPQKTLTSAIQSIIWRILIFYIGAIFVIVTVYPWNQLDSLGSPFVSTFAKVGITAAAGIINFVVITAAMSGCNSGIFSATRMLYTLGVNGQAPKFFKKISGNGVPLFGTIAVLIGLAIGVVLSYISPPNIFVYVYSASVLPGMMPWFVILISQIRFRKVKGAEMAKHPFKMPFAPFTNYLTIAFLIMVLIGMWFNEDTRISLVVGVVFLALVVISYYAFGIGKRVPVETQIDDEQSK from the coding sequence TGGTACGATTGGTGTCGGATTATTTATGGGTTCGGCCAGCACAATCGGGTGGACGGGTCCGTCTGTCCTGCTTGCTTATGCGATCTGCGGAATATTTATATTCTTCATAATGCGCGCAATGGGAGAAATGTTATATGTAGAGCCAAGTACAGGTTCGTTTGCGACCTTTGGTCATAAGTACATACATCCATTAGCAGGTTATATGACTGCGTGGAGTAACTGGTTCCAGTGGGTTATCGTTGGAATGGCTGAAATAATTGCAGTTGGAACATATATGAAGTACTGGTTCCCAGATATGCCTGCTTGGATACCAAGTATCATTGCAATGGTTATTCTTGGAGCAGCGAACTTAATTTCCGTTAAATCATTTGGTGAATTTGAATTTTGGTTCGCGATGATTAAAATCGTTACGATTGTATTAATGATAATTGCTGGGATTGGCCTTATTTTCTTCGGATTTGGAAACGAAGGCGGCGCAATCGGTTTATCAAACCTTTGGTCACATGGCGGCTTCTTTACAGGCGGCTGGTCAGGATTTTTCTTTGCTCTATCTCTTGTTATTGCAGCCTATCAAGGGGTTGAACTAATTGGGATTACAGCCGGCGAAGCAAAAGAGCCTCAAAAAACATTAACAAGCGCGATTCAAAGTATTATTTGGCGTATTTTAATCTTTTATATAGGTGCTATTTTTGTTATTGTCACAGTTTATCCTTGGAACCAGCTTGATTCACTTGGCAGTCCGTTTGTTTCGACCTTTGCAAAAGTAGGAATTACAGCAGCCGCCGGTATTATTAATTTTGTCGTCATTACAGCAGCAATGTCCGGCTGCAATAGCGGTATCTTCAGTGCAACGCGTATGCTTTATACATTGGGAGTGAATGGACAAGCGCCTAAATTTTTTAAGAAAATCTCCGGTAATGGTGTCCCGTTATTTGGTACGATTGCTGTTCTTATTGGTTTAGCAATCGGCGTTGTTTTAAGTTATATTTCGCCGCCGAATATATTTGTGTACGTGTACAGTGCAAGTGTGCTGCCGGGAATGATGCCTTGGTTTGTCATCCTTATTAGTCAAATTCGGTTCAGAAAAGTAAAAGGAGCCGAAATGGCAAAACATCCATTCAAAATGCCTTTTGCGCCTTTTACCAACTATTTGACGATTGCCTTTTTAATTATGGTATTAATCGGTATGTGGTTTAATGAGGACACACGTATATCGCTTGTTGTAGGAGTTGTGTTCCTAGCTCTCGTTGTCATTAGCTACTATGCTTTTGGAATAGGCAAGCGTGTTCCAGTAGAAACTCAAATAGATGATGAGCAGAGTAAGTAA
- a CDS encoding MFS transporter, with product MENQNWKRIFFALYTGQFFSLLSSAAVQFSIIWWLTDTAGSPLLLALAGVAGFLPQALVGPLAGTIIDRHSRKMIMILADMIVALGSLLLFTSMYFSEPSIVLVILVLVVRSLATAFHMPAMQASVPLLAPEKHLTKVAGWGQMISSVSNIRTGSGNVITCS from the coding sequence ATGGAAAATCAAAATTGGAAAAGGATATTTTTTGCGTTATATACAGGGCAGTTCTTTTCATTACTGAGTAGTGCTGCTGTTCAATTTAGTATCATTTGGTGGTTAACAGATACAGCAGGCTCACCACTTTTATTAGCTTTGGCAGGGGTAGCAGGCTTTTTACCACAAGCATTAGTTGGCCCGTTAGCTGGAACAATTATAGATCGTCACTCTCGTAAAATGATAATGATACTTGCAGATATGATTGTTGCATTAGGCAGTTTACTATTATTTACATCGATGTATTTTAGTGAACCCAGTATCGTGTTAGTAATACTCGTGTTAGTCGTTCGTTCACTTGCAACTGCCTTTCATATGCCGGCAATGCAAGCCTCTGTGCCGCTGCTTGCACCTGAAAAGCACCTGACAAAGGTTGCAGGCTGGGGACAGATGATAAGTTCGGTGTCCAATATCAGGACCGGCAGTGGGAATGTCATTACTTGCAGTTAG